One region of Quercus lobata isolate SW786 chromosome 2, ValleyOak3.0 Primary Assembly, whole genome shotgun sequence genomic DNA includes:
- the LOC115973961 gene encoding glutamate receptor 2.8-like, whose translation MANQKPLLSKFLSFLLLSLSLSLWGHPPLVMAKEVIPVGVVLDLKSPVGRVAESYMSMALSDFYAVNDNYSTRLSLLTKDSGNDIIAAASAALDLIKNEEVQAIIGPQRSAQARFVIELCRISQVPIISFSATSPFLSPSQNPFFIRTTQDESAQVKTIVDIVKAFGWREIVPIYEDTEYGNGLIPYLMDALQEIDTRVPYRSVIPPSSNNTEISEELNKLKANHTRIFLVHMTASLGSKLFVLAKNAEMMSEGYAWIITQGLSSLLDPMGSKVMDSMQGVLGIRPYLLPSKKLKDFERKWKRNLTSIKTRSKTTTSLNLFGLWAYDTVWALAMAVEKAGIVHSSFLKQNASNSNVDLAALGILEIGTKLHNTILTTKFQGLSGNFHLVKGQLEPSAFELFNVIGRTERIIGYWTGNRGFSLDLNDTSEEAYSTSKDKLKQPIWPGYTTDQPTKLRIGVPIRNSFEEFLKVEWHSSTDDKPSISGFVIDVFHAVQDALPFPLSHEFIPYVNKHRQSNGTYDELLYQIKTQRYDAVVGDITIVANRSLYVDFTLPYSESGVSMVVLVKDDDNKNLWIFLRPLSLNLWLTTSVAFIFTGLVIWVLEHRVNTEFRGPPEQQLGLILWFSFSTLTFAHRERVVNNLSRFVLIIWMFLVLILTQSYTASLTSMLTVQRLQPTFVDVKEIKRKGYLVGYQKGSFIKGLLMKQLDFDESKLKPYETPEEYHEALSKGILNGGVAAAFGEIPYIKLFLAKYCSRYTMVGPTYKSDGFAFAFQQGSPLVPYISRAILNVTQDQEKIGPIERKYFSSQTMCEDQRTTISSHSPSLGVDSFGGLFLITGITSMVSLLVYVIKFFFSHWPTLSDKNTATSFCSKLVEMAKLFDQKDLSSHHFKREESRVHDAGSPDVFQPSPSIDDMQNHSRNSTEGTNDVIVHDDNRSLSSSSRHSDASMQDVPNSS comes from the exons ATGGCAAACCAGAAGCCCCTCCTCTCTAAATTCCTATCCTTTCTCTTGCTCAGCCTCAGCCTCAGCCTCTGGGGTCATCCGCCTTTGGTGATGGCAAAGGAGGTCATACCAGTAGGAGTTGTACTTGATTTGAAGTCCCCAGTTGGAAGAGTGGCAGAGAGCTACATGTCCATGGCGCTCTCAGACTTCTATGCTGTGAATGATAACTATAGCACAAGACTGTCTCTCCTCACAAAGGATTCTGGGAATGATATCATTGCTGCAGCATCTGCAG CATTGGATTTAATAAAGAATGAAGAAGTTCAGGCTATTATAGGACCTCAAAGGTCAGCACAAGCAAGGTTTGTGATAGAACTTTGCCGCATATCTCAGGTTCCCATAATTTCCTTTTCAGCCACAAGTCCCTTTCTTTCTCCATCCCAAAACCCATTTTTCATACGAACAACTCAAGATGAGTCTGCACAGGTTAAAACCATAGTAGACATTGTTAAGGCCTTTGGTTGGCGGGAAATTGTCCCTATCTATGAAGACACAGAGTATGGCAATGGTTTAATTCCCTATTTAATGGACGCGTTACAAGAGATTGACACTCGGGTGCCTTACAGAAGTGTCATTCCTCCATCTTCTAATAATACTGAAATCAGTGAAGAGCTTAACAAGTTAAAGGCAAATCATACAAGAATATTTCTTGTGCACATGACTGCTTCACTTGGCTCCAAGCTCTTTGTACTCGCAAAGAATGCAGAAATGATGAGCGAAGGATATGCATGGATCATCACACAAGGATTATCTTCTCTGCTAGATCCTATGGGCTCAAAGGTCATGGACTCAATGCAAGGTGTATTGGGAATAAGGCCGTACTTACTTCCTtcaaaaaaacttaaagattttgaaagaaaatggaagagaaatTTAACCTCAATCAAAACAAGGAGCAAGACTACTACTAGCTTAAACCTCTTTGGATTATGGGCATATGATACAGTTTGGGCGTTGGCTATGGCAGTGGAAAAGGCTGGCATAGTGCATTCTAGCTTCTTGAAGCAAAATGCTAGCAACAGTAATGTTGATCTTGCAGCTTTAGGCATTTTGGAAATAGGTACAAAGCTTCACAATACAATTCTTACTACTAAATTTCAAGGCCTAAGCGGGAATTTTCACTTGGTTAAGGGGCAGTTGGAGCCTTCAGCCTTTGAACTATTCAATGTAATAGGAAGAACCGAGAGGATTATTGGATATTGGACGGGAAACAGAGGATTTTCACTAGATTTGAATGACACTAGTGAAGAGGCATACTCAACTTCAAAGGACAAACTTAAACAACCGATTTGGCCAGGATACACAACAGACCAACCTACAAAGTTAAGGATTGGGGTTCCAATAAGAAATAGTTTTGAAGAATTCCTGAAGGTGGAATGGCATTCTTCTACTGATGATAAGCCTAGCATATCAGGGTTCGTCATTGATGTGTTCCATGCTGTACAAGATGCATTACCCTTTCCCCTTTCTCATGAGTTTATTCCCTACGTGAATAAACATAGGCAGAGTAATGGCACATATGATGAACTTCTTTACCAAATTAAAACTCAG AGGTACGATGCTGTTGTTGGAGACATAACAATTGTAGCTAATCGCTCCTTGTATGTTGATTTCACTTTGCCTTATTCAGAATCAGGCGTGTCAATGGTGGTTTTGGTGAAAGATGATGACAACaaaaacttgtggattttcttaAGGCCACTAAGCTTGAATCTATGGTTAACAACTAGTGTAGCATTTATCTTTACAGGTTTGGTAATATGGGTTCTTGAACACCGTGTAAACACTGAGTTTAGAGGCCCTCCAGAGCAACAACTTGGCCTGATTTTATGGTTCTCTTTTTCAACACTTACCTTTGCTCACA GGGAGAGAGTGGTAAATAATTTGTCAAGATTTGTGCTCATCATATGGATGTTTTTGGTACTCATTCTGACTCAAAGCTATACGGCGAGCTTAACCTCAATGTTAACAGTACAAAGATTGCAGCCTACATTTGTTGATGTAAAAGAGATTAAAAGGAAAGGTTATTTGGTTGGATATCAAAAGGGTTCATTCATTAAGGGGCTTCTAATGAAACAATTAGATTTTGATGAGTCCAAGTTGAAGCCatatgagacacctgaggagtATCATGAAGCACTATCAAAAGGAATCCTCAATGGGGGAGTTGCAGCTGCTTTCGGTGAAATCCCTTATATCAAGCTCTTCCTTGCAAAGTATTGCTCTAGGTATACTATGGTTGGACCGACCTACAAAAGTGATGGATTTGCCTTT GCCTTCCAACAAGGATCTCCTTTAGTCCCTTATATTTCAAGGGCAATCTTGAATGTCACTCAAGACCAAGAGAAAATTGGACCAATTGAGCGAAAGTACTTTTCAAGTCAAACTATGTGCGAAGATCAAAGGACAACAATCTCTTCACATAGTCCTAGTCTTGGAGTGGACAGCTTTGGAGGCCTCTTCCTCATCACGGGAATCACTTCCATGGTCTCACTCTTGGTTTATGTGATTAAATTTTTCTTCTCACATTGGCCTACTTTGAGTGACAAAAATACTGCAACCTCTTTCTGTTCCAAATTAGTTGAAATGGCAAAACTTTTTGACCAAAAAGATCTTTCTTCACATCACTTtaagagagaagaatcaagggTGCATGATGCGGGAAGTCCTGACGTTTTTCAACCTTCACCTAGTATTGATGATATGCAGAACCACTCAAGGAATTCCACTGAAGGAACAAATGATGTAATAGTACATGATGACAATAGAAGTCTTTCTTCAAGTTCAAGGCATAGTGATGCATCTATGCAGGATGTACCCAATTCATCATAG